The Zea mays cultivar B73 chromosome 7, Zm-B73-REFERENCE-NAM-5.0, whole genome shotgun sequence DNA segment AGGAAAaatacgacgacgacgacgaagcggCATCGGCATCGGCGCGCGTAAGCAGGCGCACGCTGCGgccctgctgcatggcctgcgtGACGCGATCAACCTGATGGGCGACGACCGAGACCGAGCGGGGGCAGGGGAGGGCGGGTGGTACGGGCGGCAGCGGGTTGTTCGGGACAACGAAGGCcagcggcggcagcggcagcggtaGCGGTAGCGGGGGCGGCATGGTGATGGCGGGGAAGACGACGAGCGGCAGGACCAGGTCGTCCTCGCGCCTGCGCTGCGCGAGGCAGTGCGCGAAGAAGCAGACCCGGCGGCTGCACCCGGCGCCGGCCTCGCACATGCGGGTGCGGAACCTGGTGGGGTGCAGCCACGTCTCGAAGACGCCGTGCGCGAAGCCGCAGCGGAGGCCGCGCGCGCAGGTGGGGGGCGCGGTGGACCCGGCCAGGCGGTTCCGGCGCTTGGAGTCGGCGTAGTCCGGGCACGTCGCGGCGGCGTACGCGTAGCGGCTGGGgtcgcggcggcgcgcgcgctccCCCCAGTGCGCGTACGGGCACGTCGTCCACACGTGGTTGCCCCGGAACGGGCACCGGTCCACCTTGTACGTGTACACCCAGAAGGAGTCCGGCATGGCCACCCACAGGCGGTGCCCCTGGTGCGCCCACGCGCACCACTCGGTCGGGTCCTCGCTCTGCAGGACCACCCTCGGCGACTGCTGCTGCGGAGGATGGCGCAGCCCAGTGGTGACCAGGGGCAAGGAGGAGGCCATCATCAACAACTGAACACTCTACTGATGATATATCTAGTAGCTAGCTAGCTTCTTCATTCTCGTCCGTCTATCTATCAGTCAAGAAACCATGGAGGTGGTACTGGTGATAGTGGTGTAGCTAGACGAGCGATCGACCTTAGATTGCTATAGTTTTACCATGTACCAACCATTATGCATGTGTCTGTGTGTGTGTTGTAGCAGTATAGGGttgtctgtttgatcagttgatgATGGTTTGAGGCCCCGAGGCGTCTGTTTTTATAGTGACCGGCGGCGAGGCGGCTTGTGCATCACTGCGGCTGGCCTGCGTGTGTTGTGCTTGTGCCTCAACACTCCCAATGCAGGAGGCTTTTGGGTGGATCATGTATCTCCAGTGACATGTCCATGACAGATTCCTCGGCCGCTTCTCCCAGAAGCTAAGACGCGCTGTGTCTGTGTGCAAAGAAAGACGATGCCGTATATATCTGTCCATTCATCGTCCAGGTCACTAGGGGTGTGCAGTGCAGGCCATGCACGAGGAGCGGTTTGTCCCCATGCCAATGCGATAGGGATCAACCCGGGAGTGATGATGTGTGTACACCCTGTCGCACGCACTTGTGTCATGTCATTCGTGTGTGTGCAGCTGCGGTTTTTTCCTTCCTTCCTTCTTTCCGACGAAAAAACCGCGCGCGTACATTGTTTTCAATTACACATCTCGTCAAGTCTAAATCAATCCATGAAATCAGGCttgtaattaattaattaatatgTAAGAATATTCACTCCACATCCGAACTAATGTGATTTCAGGGGATAACATGAACAAcaatgtttttttttttttttgcatcaAATAGCCTCAGCATGTTTCATTCGTGCAAACGAAAGAACAAAATTAAACCGAAGTAGAAAAGGGTACATAAGGGCTAGTCTGGGAACCACATTTCCTAAGGAATTTTCATTTTTTTaaggaaaaataaactaattttccttggaaaaataAAAATCCCTTGAAAAAAATTCTCAAACTAGCTCTAAATATGGGAAAACGTAGAAGATATATGATATATCTGACTTGGTATAGAAGAAGGTCGATTAGAAATAGATTTGCCTTAATGGCTGAGCTTCAGATATGACCTAGCTagggttgggggggggggggggggggatcaaTTAAGCGTAGTAATAATATT contains these protein-coding regions:
- the LOC100193688 gene encoding uncharacterized protein LOC100193688, giving the protein MMASSLPLVTTGLRHPPQQQSPRVVLQSEDPTEWCAWAHQGHRLWVAMPDSFWVYTYKVDRCPFRGNHVWTTCPYAHWGERARRRDPSRYAYAAATCPDYADSKRRNRLAGSTAPPTCARGLRCGFAHGVFETWLHPTRFRTRMCEAGAGCSRRVCFFAHCLAQRRREDDLVLPLVVFPAITMPPPLPLPLPLPPLAFVVPNNPLPPVPPALPCPRSVSVVAHQVDRVTQAMQQGRSVRLLTRADADAASSSSSYFSSSRAPASNAAVATAPGDDEDIDIVAIVTGCCLASEEESKAAGGGDYPHLDLNLIMDIVRMN